From Algoriphagus sp. NG3, the proteins below share one genomic window:
- a CDS encoding DUF4157 domain-containing protein, translated as MGKKILKAFGPAIKPDVTASRSVDSDTFQFKDNRPETLIQRQFASLVNGGGGGAGTGVPTSNGSHVLQTKAASPLPNRTGLPDQVKNGVEALSGYTLDDVKVHYNSTKPGQLQAHAYAQGTDIHIAPGQEKHLPHEAWHVVQQKQGRVSPTHQMKSGVRINDDLGLEEEADRMGEKALQRTAVKGSGASLQSGGEGFIGDFPIFPEAVQLKATVSVSKLSGGIQEVNGDPSGNVLQRFQAQIVAKEDEDGNGVIADIKLTGRTPSPHSGTMGAHSTAWVVHTDGLRRQLQGLTLDAAIVKVGGMLNEAISSPQMDLAPVDTNPFSEYGKLKPAMDRAQAMQKGGYKGKDESGKTVWLEDFIYAYLDLVNHLPLATVLGAKTTGDTEGDARTNLIRVEGGGVEKAEVIRKDLAALFATDTPGGYVKSQSDFLGKPAGSQVWDIALHGFLHGIRKAYPIAYVAAELDDDRVLGDFLRGLHPDVPDNILDLLAKLGDKGGLPDQPELQLLEGGAGTAVGGDLAVQVRFSAEGTVEDVRMEGRTPSPFVGSMGAHSTAWVAHLDALRAALGGRDLIGAVHTVLLLSVQAQTSPLLSLVPFILPDQARLLASSQVELQYFQRIIQQKGASELILKTRLQQLISAYLQFTNALPLHTAEAASTVGNSEGTWRARLLAHEAGKLTDFTKKDKKGKVIRHKTILKEDRLETAFWSLYDANSAASFSDNLFPEPPASTKIQKRNDGRESRKGATYRRHPDMVEFENKEKRDSRARAFVEKPLEEGELKLLQELEGNAGKVETKNASLLLPHAMALNSFLHSMEVSYPRSYSDSWGDLDNSEKIRLITRKLNVDGTEVLGLMAGLPVQEQVKGTIPITKLAGKLPADSSGFRALRDTSALDEHPLRRYEQDSARRDGISASYQIGHASGTWNACLIFSLLRHALGRDATVKEVDQIRSMLAKDHEDIREGRQITIYSPTGHAVIDAIERVHGVSLNVSVVTTRDAPIVPVTIGQIQALLYLMPGHFVPCWRRR; from the coding sequence ATGGGTAAAAAGATCCTAAAGGCCTTTGGTCCTGCCATAAAACCCGATGTCACAGCCTCCCGGTCTGTAGATTCAGATACTTTTCAGTTTAAGGACAACCGTCCGGAGACACTTATCCAGCGCCAGTTTGCGAGTTTGGTAAACGGAGGAGGAGGAGGGGCTGGTACAGGAGTTCCCACATCCAACGGCTCACACGTACTTCAAACGAAGGCTGCTTCGCCTTTGCCAAACCGGACCGGATTGCCAGATCAGGTCAAAAATGGGGTAGAAGCTCTTTCAGGATACACTCTGGATGATGTGAAAGTACACTACAATTCCACCAAGCCAGGGCAGTTACAGGCGCATGCTTATGCCCAGGGGACGGATATCCATATTGCTCCCGGCCAGGAAAAGCATCTGCCGCATGAGGCCTGGCATGTGGTGCAACAGAAGCAGGGGAGGGTATCCCCTACACACCAGATGAAAAGTGGAGTTAGGATCAATGATGACCTTGGACTGGAAGAAGAGGCAGACCGGATGGGGGAAAAGGCATTGCAAAGAACTGCTGTAAAGGGGTCGGGCGCCAGCCTACAGTCAGGAGGCGAAGGTTTCATCGGCGATTTCCCCATCTTCCCTGAGGCGGTCCAGTTGAAGGCAACAGTTTCGGTGAGCAAGCTGTCCGGTGGCATTCAGGAAGTAAATGGTGATCCTTCGGGGAATGTGTTACAGAGGTTCCAGGCGCAGATCGTTGCTAAAGAAGACGAAGATGGGAATGGGGTAATCGCCGACATCAAACTTACCGGCCGTACCCCCTCTCCACACTCAGGGACGATGGGGGCGCACTCTACAGCATGGGTGGTCCATACAGACGGGCTCCGGAGGCAGTTGCAGGGGCTTACACTCGATGCGGCCATTGTAAAAGTAGGTGGGATGCTGAACGAGGCCATATCTTCGCCCCAGATGGATCTGGCCCCAGTGGATACCAATCCATTCAGCGAGTATGGCAAGTTGAAACCGGCTATGGACCGGGCTCAGGCCATGCAGAAAGGAGGGTATAAAGGAAAAGATGAGTCTGGGAAAACGGTCTGGTTGGAGGATTTCATCTACGCATACCTTGACTTGGTCAACCATCTGCCGTTGGCCACTGTGCTGGGAGCCAAAACTACCGGTGATACCGAAGGCGATGCGCGGACCAACCTGATCAGGGTCGAAGGGGGAGGTGTGGAAAAGGCTGAAGTTATCCGGAAAGACCTTGCTGCTCTCTTTGCCACAGATACCCCGGGAGGATATGTAAAGTCTCAGTCGGATTTCCTCGGAAAGCCCGCCGGATCCCAGGTCTGGGATATAGCCCTCCATGGGTTCCTGCATGGGATACGGAAGGCTTACCCCATTGCGTATGTGGCAGCCGAATTGGATGATGACCGTGTTTTGGGAGATTTTTTAAGGGGACTACACCCGGATGTCCCGGACAATATATTGGATTTGCTGGCAAAACTTGGCGATAAGGGAGGACTTCCCGATCAGCCAGAACTACAGTTGCTGGAAGGTGGGGCAGGAACGGCTGTCGGCGGAGACCTGGCCGTACAGGTACGGTTTTCCGCAGAAGGCACAGTAGAGGACGTACGCATGGAGGGACGGACCCCCAGCCCGTTTGTGGGAAGTATGGGAGCACATTCTACCGCATGGGTAGCCCACCTGGATGCGCTGAGGGCGGCCTTGGGAGGCAGGGATCTCATAGGTGCGGTTCACACGGTACTTTTGCTGTCTGTACAGGCGCAAACCTCACCGCTGTTGAGTCTGGTTCCGTTTATTCTGCCCGACCAGGCAAGACTTTTGGCCAGTTCGCAGGTGGAGCTCCAGTATTTTCAGCGAATCATACAGCAAAAGGGAGCCTCGGAACTGATCCTAAAGACCCGGCTGCAGCAGCTGATCTCGGCATACCTGCAGTTTACCAATGCACTCCCGCTCCATACCGCAGAGGCTGCCAGTACGGTGGGCAACTCGGAAGGTACCTGGCGCGCCAGATTACTGGCGCATGAGGCGGGTAAACTGACAGATTTCACCAAGAAAGACAAGAAAGGAAAGGTAATCAGGCACAAAACCATCCTGAAAGAAGACCGGCTGGAAACAGCTTTCTGGAGCCTGTATGATGCCAATTCAGCAGCATCCTTTTCGGACAACCTTTTTCCCGAACCGCCTGCCAGCACAAAAATCCAGAAGCGGAATGATGGACGGGAATCAAGGAAAGGCGCAACGTACCGGAGACATCCCGATATGGTTGAATTCGAAAACAAGGAGAAAAGAGATAGCCGGGCCCGGGCCTTTGTTGAAAAGCCACTGGAAGAAGGAGAATTGAAATTACTTCAGGAACTTGAAGGAAACGCAGGGAAGGTGGAAACAAAGAACGCTTCCCTTCTCCTTCCCCATGCCATGGCGCTGAATAGCTTCCTGCACTCGATGGAGGTATCTTATCCCCGTTCCTATAGCGATTCGTGGGGTGATCTGGACAACTCTGAAAAAATCCGCCTGATCACACGCAAATTAAACGTGGATGGTACGGAGGTGCTGGGGCTGATGGCCGGCCTTCCGGTGCAGGAGCAGGTCAAGGGAACAATCCCGATTACAAAACTGGCCGGCAAACTGCCGGCAGACTCTTCCGGCTTTAGGGCGCTGAGGGATACGTCTGCCCTAGACGAGCATCCGCTGCGCAGGTATGAGCAGGATAGTGCCCGGCGTGACGGTATTTCTGCCTCCTACCAGATCGGTCATGCCTCCGGCACCTGGAACGCCTGCCTGATCTTTTCGCTGCTTCGCCATGCCCTGGGCAGGGATGCTACTGTCAAGGAAGTAGATCAGATCCGGAGTATGCTTGCAAAGGATCATGAAGATATCCGGGAGGGAAGACAGATTACTATCTATTCCCCCACGGGACATGCGGTGATTGATGCTATTGAGCGTGTCCATGGCGTTTCGCTGAATGTGTCCGTGGTGACCACACGGGATGCACCGATAGTGCCGGTAACTATCGGACAGATCCAGGCCCTACTTTACCTGATGCCAGGGCATTTTGTCCCGTGCTGGCGGCGCAGATAG
- a CDS encoding NIPSNAP family protein — protein sequence MKQTIVLILIIWAAIGHAQSGLELVDKKPIHQLRIYEVPSENMQAFHDRFRDHAHRIMKKYDFPIVAMWESKFNDKTEFIYLLEWEDESTMEGAWDNFMADQEWKDIKALTSKEHGTFVNNIEDRTLELAEYSPQVTLTKDK from the coding sequence ATGAAACAAACAATCGTTTTAATCTTGATAATTTGGGCTGCAATAGGCCATGCACAATCAGGTTTGGAGTTAGTTGATAAAAAACCTATTCACCAACTAAGAATTTATGAAGTTCCCTCAGAAAATATGCAAGCATTTCATGATAGGTTTAGAGACCATGCTCATAGGATAATGAAAAAGTATGATTTCCCAATTGTGGCTATGTGGGAATCCAAGTTTAACGATAAGACAGAGTTTATATATTTATTGGAGTGGGAAGATGAAAGTACTATGGAAGGAGCATGGGATAATTTCATGGCAGACCAAGAATGGAAAGATATAAAGGCACTGACGAGTAAGGAGCATGGCACCTTTGTGAACAATATTGAGGATAGGACACTTGAACTTGCTGAATACTCACCCCAAGTTACCCTAACAAAAGACAAATGA
- a CDS encoding helix-turn-helix transcriptional regulator, translated as MRILRESNDYSQEYVADVLDIAQKTYSNLESGKSKLTLDRIHQLSKLYHVKPDYFLSEELPIVNYNTGDFSRSIIATKSYHEGHSGKFHQDIIKEKEVQISRLIEELAYIKKEKEELYSIIKELSVKIKHP; from the coding sequence ATGCGGATACTAAGAGAATCAAATGATTACTCTCAGGAATATGTGGCAGATGTCCTAGACATTGCCCAAAAAACATATTCTAATCTGGAATCCGGCAAGTCTAAACTCACTTTGGATAGAATTCATCAGCTTTCTAAATTATACCATGTCAAGCCGGACTATTTCCTGTCCGAAGAGCTGCCAATTGTCAACTACAATACGGGGGATTTCAGCAGATCTATTATAGCAACCAAATCTTATCATGAGGGTCATTCCGGTAAGTTCCATCAAGATATCATTAAAGAAAAAGAGGTTCAGATCTCCCGATTGATTGAAGAGTTAGCATATATCAAAAAGGAAAAAGAAGAACTTTACTCCATTATAAAAGAGCTAAGCGTAAAAATTAAACATCCTTGA
- a CDS encoding helix-turn-helix transcriptional regulator, which produces MKTTLLKKLREELKFDIDLISAKIDVSPAEYMDLENGIRRLDLLQAAKLGDLYDINPRHLLELAESINYNMGTHSRTIYATNYFEGKEDGG; this is translated from the coding sequence ATGAAAACCACCCTACTTAAAAAGCTTCGTGAAGAACTGAAGTTTGATATTGATTTGATTTCCGCAAAAATTGATGTTTCCCCAGCGGAATATATGGATCTGGAGAACGGTATCAGGAGATTGGATTTATTACAGGCTGCCAAGCTTGGAGATCTATATGACATCAATCCCAGACACCTGTTGGAACTGGCAGAAAGCATCAACTATAATATGGGAACCCATAGCAGGACCATTTACGCCACAAATTACTTTGAGGGAAAAGAAGACGGGGGATAA
- a CDS encoding helix-turn-helix transcriptional regulator, with the protein MRTKVKIERGDDGTYGAYIENNTLPYGIIGEGNTSNEAIEDFKNSYKEMKEYYNTINKKFTESEFDFVYDLASFLSYYSKILSLSGLERITGVNQGQLSHYVTGHRKPGKKTVEKIEKNIKGFAEELKQVEFI; encoded by the coding sequence ATGAGAACTAAAGTAAAAATCGAAAGAGGGGATGATGGCACTTATGGTGCATATATTGAAAACAATACTCTTCCCTATGGAATCATCGGTGAAGGAAACACTTCAAATGAAGCTATTGAAGACTTTAAAAACTCTTATAAAGAGATGAAAGAATATTATAATACAATAAATAAAAAATTTACAGAAAGTGAATTTGATTTTGTTTATGATCTAGCCTCTTTTCTGAGTTATTATAGTAAAATATTAAGTCTATCGGGGTTGGAAAGGATCACAGGGGTAAATCAAGGACAATTAAGTCATTATGTAACAGGACATAGAAAGCCCGGTAAAAAGACCGTTGAAAAAATTGAAAAGAATATAAAAGGGTTTGCTGAAGAATTAAAGCAAGTAGAGTTCATATAA